A genomic stretch from Etheostoma cragini isolate CJK2018 chromosome 8, CSU_Ecrag_1.0, whole genome shotgun sequence includes:
- the kcp gene encoding kielin/chordin-like protein isoform X2 — protein MQSSKLRTLMLLELYLLWVFALSVHGHSSPQHENVIDLLAALNMSHHISGVAKLQSPSSVIYKLRPRATFLTLPREYSHFLYSNLQGSMGVHLVGHQASGSSATLFSISSASSPVLQIISSTLDNTLRLDYQAGGEAQSLASYYFPRRNPFSREEWVQLALSLETNRLAFFVDCQEAVVIPLKSEERINLKLPQDAFVTLASTPGKKDSKFSGYLKTAEISMKAYLRRPWLCDNVTDVLPPSKYADSHSSDSRTDSNRTLQQDAAPSKPEKSRRPTEQTNHYPQDVQSDQLRRGVMMGPPGSPQGVKSVSPAQKDDRLKKLDKRLEELARMLDMVKTQNADLQSRVQYLEGCECVRQRCVWEGREVEDGQHWQIDLNTVCTCTSGKVTCQANIKGCELDGTVHNVSYNIDGCQTCTCKGGNRECFPQPCPSLDCTHKETAPGDCCQRCRGCTHSGVQYDHKAKWRPLENPCDVCHCLEGHVRCERERCNTPCKFPSAPPPNTCCPACHGCGVNGLDFPNGAVIPTGDRCQECTCVNGNVACSPLPCPDLSCRNPVHRAGECCPRCEQCEYESKVYVDGQKFPSRRDPCLHCHCSAGEISCERVDSSCPTLSCSHPAKRKGECCPTCDECEFDRRVYADEKVFTPAGNGPCLQCRCKGGNVICREEKCPPVQCSNPIIDPHLCCPICKACVLEGVEYEEGSNWQPEGLCSICTCVNGETLCAHTHCPPTECLHPSKIPGSCCAVCESCTYNHRIYSNGQRFMTPDHPCHICTCERGSVECERRPCPPLNCSNSYTPPGECCPKCPDCSFENRIFVDGEAFHNPVSVCEECKCVSGQIDCHQAQCPHPHCNAPRPGMCCQNNCNGCSYTGKEYPNGEEFPHPTDTCRTCSCINGNVQCLMKRCPPLPCSNPNVLPGDCCPQCPAPPSDCVYEQQPYRHTERFYHPTDNCRTCTCTNGTVHCQRRPCSFAPCSHPITQQCCRTCEGCLYEGRERANGETWDDASDPCAACVCREGSVRCERKRCPPSNCNNPVQRQCCMSCDGCLFHGKEYPDGTEFGDDKDPCGVCYCYGGEVICSKIPCYGECSHPYKPPGQCCGECERCFYNSAVLANGQSIPDPGNLCSECTCQSGSVRCMKMSCPAARCPHPVTNPCGCPVCDGCQFQGVTYVDRQILPGGEGGCQDCTCSRGEVVCTHRKCPAVSCPHPALDGCACGVCDGCTFHGRGCFNGERFPHPTDHCQLCLCLNGGVVCMHISCPSVACVRPVTPPGECCPVCTGICLHQGNEYQSGSSFTSPSDPCSSCSCVNEVVNCQKRPCPVRCTHPVPSDTCCPICDSCLYEGVVQSHSHAFSPSSNPCQRCTCVKGTVTCVPLVCPPTLCVRPITKPGQCCPECTVCRLDGQEFNDGQTWTLSSNHCSTCTCQGGEVQCASPECPKLPCMHQVTDPGACCPRCRGCVYGGEVHTEGSSWFADSTPCMTCMCVDGVTTCSEVRCVSPCINFISVPGECCPLCADCVLDGRVYGPGDSFHPANDPCQICTCEVMPDGQQHLRCYRKQCPSLVDCPKSNILFSGPDSCCPVCAQPLSNCTAALIGNEVLATDDPCFTCQCQDLTWTCLHQNCLPLTCPLNEQFVSPHSCCPVCKDCVIEGQNRRVANGSSWTDSDDDCVTCTCNLGHIECNIEECLPAVCLSGQKQVKIPGRCCSECQDSGASCLHQGTVYNSNEQWEVDECTSCTCVSGDVHCHSERCPPLTCATDEMPVIVPGLCCPHCLPRPATCIAFGDPHYRTFDGRMLHFQGACTYVLAQDCEGGDFSIHATNDDRGRKGVSWTKEVTVFIGDITVQLLQDWVVKVNEEVVTLPFLREPYIYVERQTNTILLNTNIGLKVLWSGRSHLEVSVPGSYKGHTCGLCGNFNNYYQDDLRMPSGQLTLSESDFGNSWKVTNGSHSLSSCRPGEDVDPCKDAGYQAKKGANARCKLLKSAVFKPCHNVVPPEPWYGACVYDLCACGANSDECLCDTLEAYASQCREAGVILQWRSSSLCAVGCPVERGFVFDECGPPCPVTCFNVDVPLGVVESHCFKPCVPGCQCPAGLVLHNNYCIQREKCPKIIHGNPL, from the exons ATGCAGAGCAGCAAACTAAGGACGCTCATGCTGCTGGAGCTGTATTTGCTCTGGGTCTTCGCGCTTTCCGTGCACGGGCACTCCAGTCCACAGCACGAGAATG TGATCGACCTTCTGGCAGCTCTAAACATGTCCCACCACATAAGCGGTGTGGCCAAGCTGCAGAGTCCCAGCAGTGTCATATACAAGCTACGTCCCAGAGCAACCTTCCTGACTCTTCCTCGTGAATATTCCCACTTCTTGTACTCCAACCTTCAGGGCAGCATGGGGGTGCATCTGGTTGGGCATCAGGCGTCTGGCTCCAGTGCCACTCTTTTTTCTATCTCCTCGGCATCCTCACCCGTTCTCCAAATCATCTCTTCCACCCTCGATAACACACTGCGTTTGGACTATCAGGCTGGAGGAGAAGCTCAGAGCCTTGCCAGCTATTACTTCCCCAGGAGGAACCCTTTCTCCAGGGAGGAGTGGGTACAGTTGGCTTTGAGCCTAGAGACTAACAGGCTGGCATTTTTTGTTGACTGTCAAGAAGCTGTGGTTATACCATTAAAAAGTGAAGAGAGAATCAACCTGAAACTACCTCAAGATGCTTTTGTTACTCTTGCCAGCACACCAGGGAAGAAAGACAGCAAATTTAGT GGGTATTTGAAGACAGCTGAGATTTCAATGAAAGCATATCTAAGGAGGCCATGGCTCTGTGACAATGTTACAG ATGTTCTGCCTCCATCTAAGTATGCAGATAGCCATAGCTCAGATTCTCGGACTGACAGCAATCGAACGTTGCAGCAGGATGCAGCCCCCAGTAAACCTGAAAAAAGCCGCAGGCCAACGGAGCAAACCAACCATTATCCCCAGGACGTCCAGAGTGACCAGCTGCGGAGAGGTGTGATGATGGGGCCCCCGGGATCTCCTCAAGGGGTGAAGTCTGTTTCTCCGGCACAGAAAGATGACAGGCTAAAGAAGCTTGATAAGAGGCTGGAGGAGCTGGCTCGTATGCTGGACATGGTCAAAACCCAG AATGCAGACCTACAGTCTCGCGTACAATACCTAGAGGGATGTGAGTGCGTGAGGCAGCGATGTGTATGGGAGGGCCGTGAAGTGGAGGATGGCCAGCACTGGCAGATAGACCTCAACACTGTGTGTACGTGCACATCTGGAAAGGTCACATGCCAAGCTAACATCAAAG GGTGTGAGCTGGATGGTACAGTTCATAATGTGTCCTACAATATAGATGGCTGTCAGACATGCACGTGTAAG GGGGGTAACAGGGAATGCTTTCCCCAACCCTGCCCTTCACTGGACTGCACACACAAGGAGACTGCACCTGGGGACTGCTGCCAGCGGTGCAGAG GCTGTACCCATTCTGGTGTCCAGTATGACCACAAAGCCAAGTGGAGGCCACTAGAGAATCCCTGTGATGTCTGCCACTGTTTG GAGGGTCACGTTCGCTGTGAGAGGGAGCGGTGTAACACCCCATGTAAATTCCCATCTGCTCCTCCACCCAATACATGCTGTCCAGCGTGTCATG GCTGTGGTGTGAACGGACTTGACTTTCCTAATGGAGCTGTGATCCCTACTGGAGACCGTTGTCAAGAGTGCACATGTGTG AATGGAAATGTGGCTTGTTCACCCCTTCCCTGTCCAGACTTGTCTTGTCGAAACCCTGTGCATCGGGCCGGAGAATGTTGCCCACG GTGTGAGCAGTGTGAATATGAGTCTAAGGTGTATGTTGATGGACAGAAGTTCCCCTCCAGGAGAGATCCCTGCCTCCACTGCCACTGCTCT GCAGGTGAAATTTCTTGTGAGCGTGTGGATTCATCATGTCCCACACTGAGCTGCAGTCATCCAGCTAAGCGCAAAGGAGAGTGTTGTCCCACATGCGATG AATGTGAGTTTGACAGGAGGGTGTATGCTGATGAAAAGGTGTTCACCCCTGCTGGAAATGGACCCTGCTTGCAGTGCAGGTGTAAG GGTGGGAATGTAATTTGCCGTGAAGAGAAATGTCCACCTGTTCAGTGCTCCAACCCCATTATAGACCCACATCTATGCTGTCCAATCTGCAAAG CGTGTGTGTTGGAGGGTGTAGAATATGAGGAAGGCTCCAACTGGCAGCCTGAGGGTCTCTGCTCCATCTGCACTTGTGTGAATGGAGAAAcgctgtgtgcacacacacactgcccccCCACCGAGTGCTTGCATCCCAGCAAGATCCCTG GCTCCTGTTGTGCAGTGTGTGAAAGCTGCACCTATAACCATCGTATCTATAGCAACGGCCAGAGATTTATGACCCCTGACCACCCCTGTCACATCTGCACATGTGAG CGTGGCAGCGTAGAGTGTGAGAGGAGACCTTGTCCTCCACTCAACTGTTCCAACTCATACACACCACCTGGAGAGTGCTGCCCTAAATGTCCAG ATTGCTCCTTTGAAAACCGCATATTTGTTGATGGAGAGGCTTTTCATAaccctgtgagtgtgtgtgaggagtgtaagtgtgtgagcGGCCAGATTGACTGCCACCAAGCACAATGCCCTCATCCTCACTGTAATGCACCTCGACCTGGAATGTGTTGTCAGAACAACTGCAATG GCTGCAGCTATACTGGGAAAGAGTATCCCAATGGAGAGGAGTTCCCCCATCCCACTGACACATGCAGGACATGCAGCTGCATA aatGGGAATGTCCAGTGTCTGATGAAGAGGTGTCCACCGCTGCCGTGCTCCAACCCAAATGTGCTGCCTGGAGACTGCTGCCCCCAGTGTCCTG CTCCTCCATCAGATTGTGTGTACGAACAACAACCTTACAGACACACTGAGCGTTTCTACCACCCAACTGACAACTGTCGAACATGTACCTGCACCAATGGGACAGTTCATTGTCAGCGCAGGCCCTGCTCCTTCGCTCCATGTTCTCACCCCATCACACAGCAGTGCTGCCGCACCTGCGAAG GCTGTCTGTATGAGGGTCGTGAGCGAGCTAATGGGGAGACGTGGGATGACGCATCAGATCCATGTGCAGCATGTGTTTGCCGTGAGGGCTCTGTCCGGTGTGAGAGGAAGCGCTGTCCACCGTCCAACTGTAACAACCCTGTCCAGAGACAGTGCTGCATGTCCTGTGATG GCTGCCTCTTTCATGGTAAAGAATACCCTGATGGCACTGAGTTTGGTGATGACAAAGACCCATGTGGCGTATGTTACTGTTACGGAGGCGAAGTCATCTGCTCCAAAATACCCTGTTATGGAGAGTGCAGCCACCCATACAAACCACCCGGACAATGCTGTGGAGAATGTGAAC GCTGTTTCTATAATAGCGCAGTCCTCGCAAATGGGCAGTCAATCCCTGATCCAGGAAACCTCTGCTCTGAATGTACCTGCCAG AGCGGTTCGGTGCGATGTATGAAAATGTCATGTCCAGCAGCTCGCTGTCCTCACCCGGTCACCAATCCATGTGGCTGCCCTGTCTGTGATG GTTGTCAATTCCAAGGTGTGACCTATGTTGACAGACAGATCCTtccaggaggagagggagggtgcCAGGactgcacatgctca agaGGTGAAGTGGTGTGTACACACAGAAAATGCCCTGCTGTGTCATGTCCACACCCGGCTCTGGATGGCTGTGCATGTGGAGTGTGTGACGGGTGCACCTTTCATGGACGAGGCTGTTTCAACGGAGAACGATTTCCACACCCTACAGACCACTGCCAGCTCTGCCTTTGTCTG aacggTGGTGTGGTGTGTATGCACATATCTTGTCCAAGTGTTGCCTGTGTGCGTCCAGTGACTCCTCCTGGGGAGTGCTGCCCTGTCTGCACAGGGATTTGTCTTCATCAGGGGAACGAGTATCAGTCCGGCTCCTCCTTCACTTCTCCCTCTGATCCCTGCTCGTCATGCTCCTGTGTG AATGAGGTGGTGAACTGTCAGAAGAGACCTTGTCCAGTCCGGTGCACCCACCCGGTCCCTTCAGACACCTGCTGCCCCATCTGTGACTCCTGTCTGTATGAGGGTGTTGTCCAGTCTCACAGTCACGCCTTCTCACCTTCCTCCAACCCATGCCAGCGCTGTACTTGTGTCAAAGGCACCGTCACCTGTGTGCCCCTGGTTTGCCCACCAACACTATGTGTCCGACCAATTACCAAGCCAGGACAGTGCTGTCCTGAGTGCACAG TGTGTAGGCTTGATGGACAGGAGTTCAATGACGGGCAGACATGGACCCTGAGTTCAAACCACTGCTCCACCTGTACTTGCCAG GGAGGTGAGGTGCAGTGTGCTTCTCCCGAGTGTCCCAAGCTGCCTTGTATGCATCAGGTGACTGATCCAGGAGCCTGTTGTCCTCGCTGTAGAG GTTGTGTGTATGGAGGAGAGGTGCATACCGAGGGCAGCAGCTGGTTCGCAGACTCCACTCCCTGTAtgacgtgtatgtgtgtggacgGGGTGACCACCTGCTCTGAAGTTCGCTGTGTATCTCCCTGTATCAACTTCATCAGCGTGCCCGGGGAGTGCTGCCCTCTGTGTGCTG ACTGTGTATTAGATGGCAGAGTGTATGGTCCAGGGGACAGTTTCCATCCAGCCAATGACCCCTGTCAAATTTGCACTTGCGAG GTGATGCCGGACGGACAGCAACACCTGAGGTGTTACCGAAAGCAGTGTCCCAGTCTGGTCGACTGTCCTAAGAGCAACATCCTGTTTTCTGGGCCAGACTCCTGCTGTCCTGTCTGTGCAC aGCCTCTAAGTAACTGCACCGCTGCGCTGATTGGCAACGAGGTATTGGCGACAGATGACCCTTGTTTTACCTGCCAGTGCCAG GACCTGACATGGACCTGTTTACACCAAAACTGCCTCCCACTTACGTGTCCTCTTAATGAACAGTTTGTTTCTCCACACTCATGCTGCCCTGTGTGTAAAG ATTGTGTGATTGAGGGCCAGAACAGACGCGTGGCCAACGGTAGCAGCTGGACAGACAGCGACGACGACTGTGTCACATGTACCTGTAAC TTGGGCCATATTGAGTGCAACATTGAAGAGTGTTTACCTGCAGTTTGTCTGAGTGGGCAGAAACAAGTGAAGATTCCAGGGAGATGCTGCAGTGAATGCCAAG ACTCAGGGGCATCATGTTTGCACCAGGGAACAGTGTATAACTCTAACGAACAGTGGGAGGTGGATGAGTGCACGAGCTGTACATGTGTGTCTGGAGATGTACACTGTCACAGTGAACGCTGCCCTCCACTCACCTGTGCAACA GATGAAATGCCAGTCATTGTCCCAGGTTTGTGTTGTCCACATTGCCTTCCTCGACCAGCCACCTGCATTGCTTTTGGCGATCCTCATTATCGCACCTTTGATGGCCGCATGCTGCATTTCCAAGGAGCGTGCACATACGTCCTGGCCCAGGACTGTGAGGGTGGAGACTTTAG tattcaTGCCACTAACGATGATCGTGGGCGTAAAGGAGTGTCCTGGACCAAAGAGGTGACTGTGTTTATAGGAGACATCACAGTGCAGCTACTCCAGGACTGGGTTGTGAAG GTGAATGAGGAGGTTGTGACTTTGCCATTCCTCAGAGAACCATACATCTATGTAGAACGACAAACTAACACCATCCTACTCAACACTAACATCGGGTTAAAG GTACTGTGGAGTGGGCGTTCACATTTGGAAGTGAGTGTGCCAGGCTCCTATAAGGGCCATACATGTGGCCTCTGTGGAAACTTCAACAACTACTACCAGGATGACCTGCGAATGCCCAGTGGACAACTCACCCTATCCGAGTCTGACTTTGGCAACAGCTGGAAG GTCACAAATGGTAGCCACTCCCTCTCATCCTGTCGCCCCGGTGAGGATGTCGACCCCTGTAAAGACGCAGGCTACCAGGCCAAGAAGGGGGCTAACGCTCGCTGTAAGCTCCTGAAGTCTGCTGTGTTTAAGCCCTGCCATAACGTGGTGCCTCCTGAACCGTGGTACGGGGCCTGTGTTTACGACCTCTGCGCCTGCGGGGCCAATAGTGATGAGTGTCTGTGTGACACACTGGAGGCTTACGCCAGTCAGTGCAGAGAGGCTGGAGTTATCCTGCAATGGAGGAGCTCATCCCTCTGTG CTGTGGGATGTCCAGTGGAGAGGGGCTTTGTGTTTGACGAGTGCGGACCCCCGTGCCCCGTAACCTGCTTTAACGTTGACGTACCGCTGGGGGTTGTAGAGAGCCACTGCTTCAAGCCCTGTGTCCCAGGCTGCCAGTGTCCTGCTGGTCTGGTTCTTCACAACAACTACTGCATACAGCGAGAAAAGTGCCCCAAGATCATTCATGGAAACCCCCTATAA